Proteins from a genomic interval of Caulobacter rhizosphaerae:
- a CDS encoding BNR repeat-containing protein, with translation MNRFFLCLLLASTLSLDVARAQTLTPSPGASPSLSAEVVASEAVDRVWSGHSVRFALVTTKADIVVGYYDANRQLTVARRRKAGGGWTYQKLDTWNDWDSHNYIAIAEDVAGRLHVAANMHSSPLTMFVSDPSGDVRTLKRVTKLVDVGLERSMTYPIFLRDRAERLIFKYRDGSSGNGNEIYDVLNAKAGRWSRLTSAPLVDGEGQRNAYFMGPVIGPDSWFHIAWVWRETPMAETNHDLSYAKSPDLVHWFKADGTPLTLPIKLKDAEIVDPVPEKGGMINNNTLIGFDEQANPTITYHKFDKAGDTQIFLARHRGKQWDIAQVSDWKNYRWDFSGGGSLNAEIFVGGAQPIGEGLLKVPVIRLGQSIDFVVRSNGLSLVEARPVQSLADQLKRTIKSPEGMQLNIVNAAGDHGEIYALAWSARPPHRDMAAPDIPDPTTLFFLTLRPKAR, from the coding sequence ATGAACCGCTTCTTCCTGTGTCTATTGCTCGCCTCGACGCTGTCGCTCGACGTCGCGCGCGCCCAGACCCTCACGCCGTCTCCTGGCGCCTCCCCGTCACTCTCGGCCGAGGTCGTGGCGAGCGAAGCCGTCGACCGCGTCTGGTCCGGGCACAGCGTTCGCTTCGCCCTGGTGACCACCAAGGCCGACATCGTCGTAGGCTATTACGACGCCAACCGGCAGTTGACGGTGGCTCGGCGGCGCAAGGCGGGCGGCGGCTGGACCTACCAGAAGCTGGACACCTGGAACGACTGGGACAGCCACAACTACATCGCCATCGCCGAGGACGTGGCCGGCCGGCTGCACGTGGCCGCCAACATGCACTCCAGCCCCTTGACGATGTTCGTCTCGGACCCCTCCGGCGACGTCCGCACCTTGAAACGGGTGACCAAGCTGGTCGACGTGGGCCTTGAGCGCTCGATGACCTATCCGATCTTTCTGCGCGACCGGGCCGAGCGGCTGATCTTCAAGTATCGCGACGGATCCAGCGGCAATGGCAACGAGATCTATGATGTCCTGAACGCCAAGGCGGGGCGGTGGTCGCGCCTGACTTCCGCACCGCTGGTCGACGGCGAGGGGCAGCGCAACGCCTATTTCATGGGGCCGGTGATCGGGCCGGATTCCTGGTTCCACATCGCCTGGGTCTGGCGCGAGACGCCGATGGCCGAGACCAATCATGACCTCAGCTACGCCAAGAGCCCCGACCTGGTGCACTGGTTCAAGGCCGACGGGACGCCGCTGACGCTGCCGATCAAGCTGAAGGACGCCGAGATCGTCGATCCGGTGCCTGAGAAGGGCGGCATGATCAACAACAACACCCTGATTGGCTTCGACGAGCAGGCCAACCCGACGATCACCTACCACAAGTTCGACAAGGCCGGTGACACCCAGATCTTCCTGGCGCGCCATCGCGGCAAGCAGTGGGACATCGCCCAGGTCAGTGATTGGAAGAACTACCGGTGGGACTTCTCCGGCGGCGGCTCGTTGAACGCGGAAATCTTCGTCGGCGGCGCCCAGCCGATAGGAGAGGGGCTGCTCAAGGTTCCCGTCATCCGCCTGGGGCAGTCGATCGACTTCGTGGTGCGCTCCAATGGCCTCTCCCTGGTCGAGGCGAGGCCGGTGCAGTCCCTGGCCGATCAGCTGAAGAGGACGATCAAGTCGCCCGAGGGCATGCAGCTCAACATCGTCAACGCGGCCGGCGACCATGGCGAGATCTATGCCCTGGCGTGGAGCGCGCGGCCGCCGCATCGCGACATGGCCGCACCCGACATCCCCGATCCGACGACCTTGTTCTTCCTGACCCTGAGACCGAAGGCCCGATAG
- a CDS encoding ETC complex I subunit, whose protein sequence is MLARIYRPAKTAMQSGKAKTKDWLLEFEPASARRSDPLMGWTQSSDMNGQVRLSFETRDEAVAYAQRHEIPFQLFEPKTPKRIIKAYADNFAAGRKQPWTH, encoded by the coding sequence ATGCTCGCCCGCATCTACCGCCCCGCCAAGACCGCCATGCAGTCCGGCAAGGCCAAGACCAAGGACTGGCTGCTGGAGTTCGAGCCGGCCTCGGCCAGACGCTCGGACCCGCTGATGGGCTGGACCCAGTCCAGCGACATGAACGGCCAGGTGCGCCTGAGCTTCGAGACCCGCGACGAGGCCGTGGCCTACGCCCAGCGTCACGAGATCCCGTTCCAGCTGTTCGAGCCCAAGACCCCCAAGCGGATCATCAAGGCCTACGCCGACAACTTCGCCGCCGGCCGCAAGCAACCCTGGACCCACTAG
- a CDS encoding TonB-dependent receptor encodes MTGFKKSYADAVRMKRESAGITDSISSDGLGRFPDLNVGEAIQRLPGVQINREAASRDATINLRGLPGTYARTTINGQGFAEPILDSSTPLGAFNSDIFSAISIIKSPSAADQAGGLSGIIDLQIAPALGRKDGGTMKLAYEHNELGDLGSPAATIGYNKHLTDDLAVFGVLAYKKEKFRRDSINFVQYTQLNDLTVSNPDLAAYYAATPAGGSACPSGQVCRPWGTGAKSTKGVLFPSDNRQIVKYNEGDLWTGAAGLEYRVNEDLKVGLSGFYTRRNLDKNYTDLLEVDMRPTTAVIKPTGVVFSLADGFNYINAFDYSNAQVNRSFRSEPLIEKTWNVTGNVEYRNDDWRVTGVLAASEASNNALQTQIDVRTLAKAGGNGISGSFFSGGEDIGKYLMSLNPAGAPVVSVGPYVWQGAGNTPTLQNAAGDQVIVAGSLGYLTNKLSSAQGDIERFFENRVLSSLVAGARFERAEFTSRGYRTSAKGVQGQNVDSSFLKLSPYASDFFGGSGGAYAANWYTVDYARAVSRLQPVTTAPGDLVTPTGWINDPTNGSYSAYNFSVTNDNTSAYVMGKIDTQVLGVRVRGNTGARFESTDQTINALNRNFDAAGNVVYVPTTYHQKYEHILPSLLLAADLTDTLVLRGASYKTFVRPQPRNLAPTTSLTKTGNGFQLAYGGYDLQPYTAWSHDISLEWYNRPNSLVSVDVYQKTIRNLVIAENRLSRLCPADATAYGLGHLSLNGTTCQSDILVNGSPAVVQISGNYNQQNPIKVSGVEISVQQNFDFLPGFWKNFGGVFNYSYAKISGTYADGTKAILPGVSKNAFNIIGFYEGGKFGARLVYNYRDEYILAGGNTFTGGASRVKARGQLDGSMSYTINDRFSVSFDAYNLTDELRTQYQNVELMPRANDYDGRTYTLTLRGSF; translated from the coding sequence GTGACCGGCTTCAAAAAGAGCTACGCCGATGCGGTGCGCATGAAGCGGGAAAGCGCGGGGATTACGGACTCGATCTCCTCGGACGGCCTGGGCCGCTTTCCCGATCTCAATGTCGGCGAGGCGATCCAGCGGTTGCCGGGCGTCCAGATCAATCGCGAGGCCGCGTCGCGTGACGCAACGATCAACCTGCGCGGCCTGCCCGGGACCTATGCCCGCACGACCATCAACGGCCAGGGCTTTGCCGAACCCATCCTGGATTCCTCCACGCCGCTGGGAGCGTTCAATTCCGACATCTTCTCGGCGATCTCGATCATCAAGTCGCCGTCGGCCGCCGACCAGGCGGGCGGGTTGAGCGGTATCATCGACCTGCAGATCGCTCCGGCGCTAGGCCGCAAGGACGGCGGGACGATGAAGCTCGCCTATGAGCACAACGAACTCGGCGACCTGGGCAGCCCGGCCGCCACCATCGGCTACAACAAGCACCTCACCGACGACCTCGCCGTGTTCGGCGTGCTGGCCTACAAGAAGGAGAAGTTCCGCCGCGACTCCATCAACTTCGTCCAGTACACCCAGCTCAACGACCTGACGGTCTCCAACCCCGACCTGGCGGCCTACTACGCGGCGACGCCGGCGGGCGGCTCGGCCTGTCCGTCGGGGCAGGTCTGCCGCCCGTGGGGCACGGGCGCGAAGTCGACCAAGGGCGTGCTATTCCCCTCCGACAATCGCCAGATCGTCAAGTACAACGAGGGGGATCTTTGGACCGGGGCGGCTGGGCTGGAGTACCGCGTCAATGAGGACCTGAAGGTCGGCCTCAGCGGCTTCTATACCCGGCGTAATCTTGACAAGAACTACACCGACCTGCTTGAGGTCGACATGCGGCCGACGACGGCCGTGATCAAGCCGACGGGCGTCGTCTTCTCGCTCGCCGACGGCTTCAACTACATCAATGCGTTCGACTATTCGAACGCCCAGGTGAACCGCTCCTTCCGGTCGGAACCCTTGATCGAGAAGACCTGGAACGTGACGGGCAATGTCGAGTATCGCAACGACGACTGGCGCGTTACCGGCGTGCTGGCGGCTTCGGAGGCTTCCAACAACGCCCTGCAGACCCAGATCGACGTCCGCACCCTGGCCAAGGCCGGCGGCAATGGGATATCGGGAAGCTTCTTCTCGGGCGGCGAGGACATCGGCAAGTACCTGATGTCGCTGAACCCTGCCGGCGCGCCCGTGGTCTCGGTCGGGCCCTATGTCTGGCAGGGCGCCGGCAACACGCCGACTCTGCAGAACGCCGCCGGCGACCAGGTGATCGTCGCGGGCAGCCTGGGCTATCTGACCAACAAGCTATCCTCGGCCCAGGGCGACATCGAGCGCTTCTTCGAGAACCGCGTGCTGAGCAGCCTGGTGGCCGGCGCCCGGTTCGAGCGGGCCGAGTTCACCTCGCGCGGCTATCGCACCAGCGCCAAGGGCGTGCAGGGCCAGAACGTCGACAGCAGCTTCCTGAAACTCAGTCCCTATGCCAGCGACTTCTTCGGCGGTTCGGGCGGAGCCTATGCGGCCAACTGGTACACGGTCGACTACGCCCGCGCCGTCTCGCGCCTGCAGCCCGTGACGACGGCGCCGGGCGACCTGGTCACGCCGACGGGCTGGATCAACGATCCTACCAACGGGTCCTACTCGGCCTATAATTTCTCGGTCACGAACGACAACACCTCGGCCTACGTGATGGGCAAGATCGACACCCAGGTGCTGGGGGTGCGGGTGCGTGGCAATACGGGCGCGCGCTTCGAGTCGACCGATCAGACGATCAATGCGCTGAACCGCAACTTCGATGCGGCGGGCAACGTGGTCTACGTGCCGACGACCTATCATCAGAAATACGAGCACATCCTGCCGTCTCTGTTGCTGGCGGCGGACCTGACCGACACGCTGGTGCTGCGCGGCGCCTCCTATAAGACCTTCGTTCGGCCGCAGCCGCGGAACCTGGCCCCGACGACCTCTCTGACCAAGACCGGCAACGGCTTCCAACTGGCCTATGGCGGCTACGACCTGCAGCCCTACACCGCCTGGTCGCACGACATCTCGCTGGAATGGTACAACCGGCCCAACAGCCTGGTTTCGGTCGACGTCTATCAGAAGACGATCCGCAATCTGGTCATCGCCGAAAACCGGCTGAGCCGCCTGTGCCCGGCCGATGCGACAGCCTACGGTCTGGGTCACCTGTCCCTGAACGGCACCACCTGTCAAAGCGACATCCTGGTCAATGGCTCGCCCGCGGTCGTCCAGATCAGCGGCAACTACAATCAGCAGAACCCGATCAAGGTCAGCGGTGTCGAGATCAGTGTCCAGCAGAACTTCGATTTTCTGCCGGGCTTCTGGAAGAATTTCGGCGGGGTGTTCAACTATTCCTATGCCAAAATCTCTGGAACCTATGCCGATGGGACGAAGGCGATCCTGCCGGGCGTCTCCAAAAATGCCTTCAACATCATCGGTTTCTACGAGGGCGGCAAGTTTGGAGCGCGGCTCGTCTATAACTATCGCGACGAGTACATCCTGGCCGGCGGCAACACCTTCACGGGCGGCGCCAGTCGGGTGAAGGCGCGGGGCCAGCTCGATGGGTCGATGTCCTATACGATCAACGACAGGTTCTCGGTCTCGTTCGACGCCTACAATCTGACCGACGAGCTCCGCACGCAGTATCAGAACGTTGAGTTGATGCCGCGGGCGAACGACTACGACGGCAGGACCTACACCCTGACCCTGCGCGGTTCGTTCTAG
- a CDS encoding membrane-bound PQQ-dependent dehydrogenase, glucose/quinate/shikimate family, whose protein sequence is MSKPAGMNRPPILIAALAVAIGLLGLLNLAGGAWLLALKGSPYYAAAGAGLLVAAVLLWRRRATALHVFAAVIAVTLVWAVAEIGFDWWKLTPRGDLLFPLGLLLLMPWVTRQLGDGSDKARPWRWRAGPLALTMVAACVVAVVSMATSHDLRGRLPDVRRPVATDLGGVAEGDWSAYGRSWAGDKWSPLKQVTPANVGQLQVAWHVRTGDLKRPGDPEETTYEVTPIKVADTVYLCTPHNIVLALDAETGATRWRFDPHIAVPAELQHLTCRGVSFHGPAAAEGAREPCVQRILMATNDARLIALDARTGRLCPGFGRDGQVDTLAGMPPHERGWYQFTSAPLVTRDLVVLGGAIYDNKSIHMPSGVIRAYDVRDGRLVWNFDPGRPDDTTPLKPGQRYSESSPNSWSTSAVDEALGLIYVPMGMGAVDQWGGQRPATTERFASSILALDVATGRPRWVFQTVHHDLWDMDVPAQPALVDLDIPGKGRVPALVQSTKTGNIFVLDRRDGAPIHPVDERPAPQGAARGDWAAPTQPYSSVSLMPQRARESDMWGATMLDQLACRIKFRRLRYDGPYTPPSVQGSLVYPGNFGVMDWGGMAIDPERQIAFAHPNYMGFVDRLVPRHQAGADRKGPSGGSDLKGSSEHGYNPNRGAPFAVDLNPFLSPLGLPCQAPPWGYVAGLDLVTGKVVYQRKNGTVRDQTPVPLPFKMGVPSLGGPMVTAGGLAFMSSAIDNYVRAYDVRTGDVLWRARLPAGGQATPMTYRSPASGRQFIVIVAGGHSSLGTKLGDSIIAYAAPKR, encoded by the coding sequence ATGAGCAAGCCCGCCGGCATGAACAGACCTCCGATTCTGATCGCGGCGCTGGCCGTTGCAATCGGTCTCCTTGGCCTTCTGAACCTCGCTGGCGGCGCCTGGCTCCTGGCGCTGAAAGGCAGCCCCTACTATGCGGCGGCCGGGGCGGGCCTGCTGGTGGCGGCGGTGCTCCTGTGGCGCCGGCGGGCCACCGCCCTCCACGTGTTCGCCGCCGTCATCGCCGTCACCCTGGTGTGGGCGGTCGCGGAAATCGGCTTCGACTGGTGGAAGCTTACGCCGCGCGGCGACCTGCTGTTCCCGCTTGGCCTGCTGCTTCTGATGCCGTGGGTGACGCGCCAGCTCGGTGACGGTTCGGACAAGGCGAGGCCTTGGCGATGGCGCGCCGGCCCGCTTGCCCTGACCATGGTCGCGGCCTGCGTCGTGGCGGTGGTCTCCATGGCCACGAGCCACGACCTGCGAGGACGCCTTCCCGACGTGCGACGGCCCGTGGCGACGGACCTCGGCGGTGTCGCGGAGGGAGACTGGAGCGCGTACGGCCGTTCCTGGGCGGGCGACAAGTGGTCGCCGCTGAAGCAGGTCACGCCCGCCAACGTCGGCCAGCTGCAAGTGGCCTGGCATGTCCGCACGGGCGACCTCAAGCGGCCCGGGGACCCCGAGGAGACGACCTACGAGGTCACGCCGATCAAGGTGGCCGATACGGTCTATCTCTGCACGCCGCACAATATCGTTCTGGCGCTCGACGCCGAGACGGGGGCGACCCGCTGGCGGTTCGACCCGCACATCGCCGTGCCCGCCGAGCTGCAGCATCTCACTTGTCGCGGCGTTTCCTTCCATGGGCCGGCGGCGGCCGAGGGCGCGAGGGAGCCCTGCGTCCAGCGCATCCTGATGGCGACGAACGACGCGCGGCTGATCGCGCTCGACGCGCGCACCGGCCGCCTCTGTCCCGGCTTCGGCCGTGACGGCCAGGTGGACACGCTGGCCGGCATGCCGCCGCACGAGCGCGGATGGTACCAGTTCACCTCGGCGCCCCTGGTGACCCGCGATCTCGTGGTGCTGGGCGGGGCCATCTACGACAACAAGTCGATCCACATGCCGTCGGGCGTGATCCGCGCCTACGACGTCCGCGACGGCCGCCTGGTCTGGAATTTCGACCCGGGTCGACCCGACGACACCACGCCGCTCAAGCCAGGCCAGCGCTACAGCGAATCCTCGCCCAACAGCTGGAGCACCTCGGCCGTCGACGAGGCCCTGGGCCTGATCTACGTGCCGATGGGCATGGGCGCGGTGGACCAGTGGGGCGGCCAGCGTCCGGCGACGACCGAGCGGTTCGCCTCCTCGATCCTGGCGCTGGATGTCGCCACCGGACGGCCCCGCTGGGTGTTCCAGACCGTCCACCACGACCTGTGGGACATGGACGTGCCGGCGCAGCCGGCCCTCGTCGATCTGGACATCCCGGGCAAGGGCCGTGTCCCGGCGCTCGTTCAATCGACGAAGACTGGCAACATCTTCGTCCTGGATCGGCGCGATGGCGCGCCGATCCATCCGGTCGACGAACGCCCGGCTCCGCAGGGTGCGGCGCGGGGCGACTGGGCGGCGCCGACCCAGCCCTATTCCAGCGTGAGCCTGATGCCCCAGCGCGCCCGCGAGAGCGACATGTGGGGCGCGACCATGCTCGACCAGTTGGCCTGCCGGATCAAGTTCCGCCGCCTGCGCTATGACGGGCCCTACACCCCGCCTTCGGTCCAGGGATCGCTGGTCTATCCCGGCAACTTCGGGGTCATGGACTGGGGCGGCATGGCCATAGATCCCGAACGCCAGATCGCCTTCGCCCATCCCAACTACATGGGGTTCGTCGACCGGCTGGTCCCGCGACACCAGGCTGGCGCTGATCGCAAGGGCCCGAGCGGCGGATCGGACCTGAAGGGCTCCAGCGAGCATGGCTACAACCCAAACCGCGGCGCGCCGTTCGCCGTCGACCTGAACCCGTTCCTGTCGCCGCTCGGCCTTCCGTGCCAGGCGCCGCCCTGGGGCTATGTCGCGGGCCTGGACCTGGTGACCGGCAAGGTCGTCTACCAGCGCAAGAACGGCACCGTCCGTGACCAGACGCCCGTGCCGCTGCCCTTCAAGATGGGCGTGCCCAGCCTGGGCGGACCGATGGTGACGGCCGGCGGCCTGGCCTTCATGTCCTCGGCGATTGACAACTATGTCCGCGCCTACGACGTCAGGACCGGAGACGTCCTCTGGCGCGCGCGCCTGCCCGCCGGCGGTCAGGCCACCCCGATGACCTATCGCTCGCCCGCGAGCGGCCGGCAGTTCATCGTGATCGTGGCCGGCGGCCACAGTTCGCTGGGCACCAAGTTGGGCGACTCGATCATCGCCTACGCCGCGCCGAAGCGCTGA